The proteins below are encoded in one region of Panulirus ornatus isolate Po-2019 chromosome 31, ASM3632096v1, whole genome shotgun sequence:
- the LOC139758792 gene encoding uncharacterized protein isoform X3 yields the protein MKKQQTLLSLVLSPEDVEFNHEATMLLIKCIRKRYAELISNNRARPQIYKDIYAEMTMRGYNFSVERIRRKWNNLLGTYKRVKKECYPRSPPWEYYQVLSDFLPADPGCAPSSGSTTFAKIAPATAIHNLREPVVPSSTSSVVLQPSVTVHVPSPSLGKEIERGAKRQAIMEQYIEQLREKDSFDEDYRKRKERRERMKIKSLQKISKELQTIAKTQCDILKKQDQILKAINSSKIS from the exons atgaaaaagCAGCAAACCCTTCTGTCCCTCGTCTTATCACCAG AAGATGTAGAATTCAACCATGAAGCCACAATGCTTCTTATCAAATGCATCAGGAAACGGTATGCAGAGTTGATATCTAATAATCGAGCAAGACCCCAGATTTATAAGGATATATATGCAGAGATGACTATGCGAGGGTACAACTTTTCTGTGGAGAGAATTAGGCGAAAATGGAATAACCTCCTTGGAACATATAAAAGGGTCAAGAAAGAATGTTATCCAAGAAGCCCACCATGGGAATACTACCAG GTACTCAGTGATTTCCTTCCAGCAGACCCAGGCTGTGCACCCTCTTCAGGATCTACAACTTTTGCAAAAATTGCCCCAGCTACAGCCATTCATAACCTTAGAGAGCCAGTTGTTCCATCTTCTACATCATCCGTTGTACTTCAGCCATCTGTAACTGTGCATGTTCCATCTCCATCACTGGGTAAGGAAATTGAAAGAGGAGCAAAGCGACAAGCTATAATGGAACAATACATtgagcagttgagggaaaaagatTCCTTTGATGAAGActacaggaaaagaaaagaaaggagagaaagaatgaaaattaAATCATTACAAAAGATTAGTAAGGAACTTCAGACTATAGCAAAAACACAGTGTGATATACTTAAAAAACAGGATCAGATATTAAAAGCGATAAATTCATCAAAGATTTCATGA
- the LOC139758792 gene encoding uncharacterized protein isoform X2, whose protein sequence is MAAFQTGEIAAFQTIEVSSEGGCAVAFPVDDDEDVEFNHEATMLLIKCIRKRYAELISNNRARPQIYKDIYAEMTMRGYNFSVERIRRKWNNLLGTYKRVKKECYPRSPPWEYYQVLSDFLPADPGCAPSSGSTTFAKIAPATAIHNLREPVVPSSTSSVVLQPSVTVHVPSPSLGKEIERGAKRQAIMEQYIEQLREKDSFDEDYRKRKERRERMKIKSLQKISKELQTIAKTQCDILKKQDQILKAINSSKIS, encoded by the exons ATGGCGGCTTTTCAAACAGGGGAAATAGCCGCCTTCCAAACCATAGAGGTCTCGTCTGAAGGTGGATGTGCCGTTGCCTTCCCAGTCGATGACGATG AAGATGTAGAATTCAACCATGAAGCCACAATGCTTCTTATCAAATGCATCAGGAAACGGTATGCAGAGTTGATATCTAATAATCGAGCAAGACCCCAGATTTATAAGGATATATATGCAGAGATGACTATGCGAGGGTACAACTTTTCTGTGGAGAGAATTAGGCGAAAATGGAATAACCTCCTTGGAACATATAAAAGGGTCAAGAAAGAATGTTATCCAAGAAGCCCACCATGGGAATACTACCAG GTACTCAGTGATTTCCTTCCAGCAGACCCAGGCTGTGCACCCTCTTCAGGATCTACAACTTTTGCAAAAATTGCCCCAGCTACAGCCATTCATAACCTTAGAGAGCCAGTTGTTCCATCTTCTACATCATCCGTTGTACTTCAGCCATCTGTAACTGTGCATGTTCCATCTCCATCACTGGGTAAGGAAATTGAAAGAGGAGCAAAGCGACAAGCTATAATGGAACAATACATtgagcagttgagggaaaaagatTCCTTTGATGAAGActacaggaaaagaaaagaaaggagagaaagaatgaaaattaAATCATTACAAAAGATTAGTAAGGAACTTCAGACTATAGCAAAAACACAGTGTGATATACTTAAAAAACAGGATCAGATATTAAAAGCGATAAATTCATCAAAGATTTCATGA
- the LOC139758792 gene encoding uncharacterized protein isoform X1 codes for MAAFQTGEIAAFQTIEVSSEGGCAVAFPVDDDGRKEDVEFNHEATMLLIKCIRKRYAELISNNRARPQIYKDIYAEMTMRGYNFSVERIRRKWNNLLGTYKRVKKECYPRSPPWEYYQVLSDFLPADPGCAPSSGSTTFAKIAPATAIHNLREPVVPSSTSSVVLQPSVTVHVPSPSLGKEIERGAKRQAIMEQYIEQLREKDSFDEDYRKRKERRERMKIKSLQKISKELQTIAKTQCDILKKQDQILKAINSSKIS; via the exons ATGGCGGCTTTTCAAACAGGGGAAATAGCCGCCTTCCAAACCATAGAGGTCTCGTCTGAAGGTGGATGTGCCGTTGCCTTCCCAGTCGATGACGATGGTAGGAAAG AAGATGTAGAATTCAACCATGAAGCCACAATGCTTCTTATCAAATGCATCAGGAAACGGTATGCAGAGTTGATATCTAATAATCGAGCAAGACCCCAGATTTATAAGGATATATATGCAGAGATGACTATGCGAGGGTACAACTTTTCTGTGGAGAGAATTAGGCGAAAATGGAATAACCTCCTTGGAACATATAAAAGGGTCAAGAAAGAATGTTATCCAAGAAGCCCACCATGGGAATACTACCAG GTACTCAGTGATTTCCTTCCAGCAGACCCAGGCTGTGCACCCTCTTCAGGATCTACAACTTTTGCAAAAATTGCCCCAGCTACAGCCATTCATAACCTTAGAGAGCCAGTTGTTCCATCTTCTACATCATCCGTTGTACTTCAGCCATCTGTAACTGTGCATGTTCCATCTCCATCACTGGGTAAGGAAATTGAAAGAGGAGCAAAGCGACAAGCTATAATGGAACAATACATtgagcagttgagggaaaaagatTCCTTTGATGAAGActacaggaaaagaaaagaaaggagagaaagaatgaaaattaAATCATTACAAAAGATTAGTAAGGAACTTCAGACTATAGCAAAAACACAGTGTGATATACTTAAAAAACAGGATCAGATATTAAAAGCGATAAATTCATCAAAGATTTCATGA
- the LOC139758870 gene encoding uncharacterized protein, protein MRGLVVMGIMCAVSLADISDRRDRRMERAWKGDIGVLEELPGRMARDRLQLHHRVRRFLSFPTGSVLTVTPKLTIPFYSELDGYVTGSQLYAFPIDLRLPNASLRLSRDYYDYDYDDQGDTMSYSSDMNTRRTGRALDDQRVTAFTFLERIMDKLGLDGRQCILRAVCEVGEEPVDDLGITGEVINLFFSAGYGSRTAELEDFVQAEEAGRQEGGCEGLYHACPYRLVDMVQSAFSYLYQGLAHDGSASVETFS, encoded by the exons ATGCGTggtctggtggtgatgggcatCATGTGTGCAGTCTCGCTGGCGGACATAAGCGACAGGCGAGATAGGCGGATGGAGAGGGCGTGGAAGGGCGACATAGGAGTGCTAGAGGAGCTTCCTGGCAGGATGGCTAGGGATAGGCTACAG CTGCACCACCGCGTCCGGCGTTTCCTCAGCTTCCCGACAGGCTCCGTCCTCACTGTGACACCCAAACTCACCATCCCATTCTACAGCGAGCTCGACGGATATGTTA CTGGGAGCCAGCTGTACGCCTTCCCCATCGACCTTAGGCTTCCCAACGCCTCACTGCGGCTAAGCCGTGACTACTACGACTACGATTACGACGATCAAGGCGACACCATGAGTTACTCCAGCGACATGAACACAAGGCGGACGGGACGAGCGCTGGACGACCAGAGGGTGACCGCCTTCACCTTCCTGGAGAGGATCATGGATAA acTTGGCCTGGACGGACGGCAGTGCATCTTAAGGGCTGTGTGTGAGGTCGGAGAGGAACCCGTGGACGACCTGGGCATCACGGGCGAAGTCATCAACCTCTTCTTCAG TGCGGGGTACGGGAGCCGAACGGCCGAATTGGAGGACTTCGTGCAGGCTGAGGAGGCTGGTCGTCAAGAGGGAGGATGTGAGGGCCTGTACCATGCATGTCCCTACCGCCTGGTGGACATGGTGCAATCAGCCTTCTCCTACCTGTACCAAGGCCTGGCTCACGACGGCAGCGCCTCCGTTGAGACTTTCTCCTGA